A section of the Bryobacteraceae bacterium genome encodes:
- a CDS encoding hypothetical protein (possible pseudo, frameshifted), translated as MAAGHANRHEPLKDYCKGLLLPGERKSIEPMAARLHPDRVQAARQSMHTRVAQAPWSDEAVLAEVRRRVLPAMLQRGRILAWIVDDTGIPKKRRHSVGVARQDCASAGQAGQRPGGGESERGDERSESARGLAAGFAPGVGAGPRLEAEGRGAGGDREFETKPEIALGMIRRAVKGDVPVGVVLADAGYGSDTKFREGLEELGLEYVVGVQSSVSLWRPGEQPLPPKPRRVVGRPPKLLRRSAEHKPVSARELVREAGEKALRTVIWREGMKEAVRSRCVAVRVRPAHRDYWRSEPHGDQGLPAEWPRPSGGAEQVLGVEPACGDALEATG; from the coding sequence CACGCTAACCGGCACGAGCCCTTGAAAGACTACTGCAAGGGCCTGCTGCTGCCCGGCGAGCGCAAGAGCATCGAGCCCATGGCGGCACGGCTGCATCCGGACCGCGTACAGGCGGCCCGGCAGTCGATGCACACGCGAGTGGCGCAGGCGCCGTGGAGCGACGAGGCGGTGTTGGCCGAAGTGCGCCGCCGGGTTTTGCCCGCGATGCTGCAACGAGGGCGGATTCTGGCCTGGATCGTCGATGACACGGGCATTCCAAAGAAGAGGCGGCATTCGGTAGGCGTGGCGCGGCAGGACTGCGCCTCAGCTGGGCAAGCAGGACAACGGCCAGGTGGCGGTGAGTCTGAGCGTGGCGACGAGCGAAGCGAGTCTGCCCGTGGCCTGGCGGCTGGATTTGCCCCAGGAGTGGGCGCGGGACCGCGACTGGAGGCAGAGGGCCGGGGTGCCGGAGGAGATCGCGAATTCGAGACCAAGCCGGAAATCGCGCTGGGGATGATCCGCCGGGCGGTAAAAGGGGACGTGCCGGTGGGAGTCGTGCTGGCCGATGCCGGCTATGGCAGCGACACGAAGTTTCGCGAAGGGCTGGAGGAGCTGGGGCTGGAGTATGTGGTGGGGGTGCAGTCGAGCGTGAGCCTGTGGCGGCCTGGAGAGCAGCCGCTGCCGCCGAAGCCGCGACGGGTCGTGGGGCGGCCGCCGAAGCTGCTGCGCCGGAGCGCGGAGCACAAGCCGGTGTCGGCGCGCGAGCTGGTGCGGGAGGCGGGTGAGAAGGCGCTGCGGACGGTGATCTGGCGGGAAGGAATGAAGGAGGCTGTGCGCTCGCGCTGCGTGGCGGTGCGGGTGAGGCCAGCCCATCGGGACTACTGGCGGAGCGAACCGCATGGCGATCAGGGGCTGCCGGCCGAGTGGCCGCGCCCGAGCGGCGGAGCCGAGCAAGTCTTGGGTGTCGAACCTGCCTGCGGAGACGCCCTTGAGGCGACTGGTTGA
- a CDS encoding hypothetical protein (possible pseudo, frameshifted): MAKHRWIVERDYLELKQELGLGHFEGRSWRGFHHHATLCIAAYGFLVAERSRFSPSARAGRLALAEPPQLDQYRLRGSQKTGTAR, translated from the coding sequence TTGGCCAAGCATCGGTGGATCGTCGAGCGGGACTATCTGGAGTTGAAGCAGGAGTTGGGGCTGGGCCACTTCGAGGGCCGTTCGTGGCGCGGCTTTCATCATCACGCCACACTCTGCATCGCAGCGTATGGGTTCCTGGTGGCCGAGAGGAGCCGTTTTTCCCCCTCAGCACGCGCCGGCAGGCTCGCTCTGGCCGAGCCGCCACAGCTGGACCAATACCGGCTGCGGGGGAGCCAGAAAACCGGGACAGCGCGTTGA